One genomic region from Quercus robur chromosome 4, dhQueRobu3.1, whole genome shotgun sequence encodes:
- the LOC126721123 gene encoding disease resistance protein RPM1-like, translating into MAEVAVFGAITLVDKLSLWLVESWFDFKRIEIEIEELRKWLNTIKVYLEDTEGREDTEGLKLRSYVRDLAFEIQDVIEDLMYEATERPRHLRQAIKFIYASMFCPSKRFSSRMKAIKCKIRSIDALCICPPHVRTVRSSSNLFLGDEHHVGIEKHIKPLLSLVCLEDSSDKVISVIGDAGSGKTTLISEVYHILNSNFNCKAWVSVSRSSDGLLEKLCEALELPHKINKLRSCLQHKRYLLVLDDIWNENEWNWIKNVLPSNNTGSRIIITTRKRSLGSYCASSSHYIYDLNLHPLTCEEAWELFCDKAFQDGKCPDFLVDWSVKIVKRCEGLPHAIVTIGKFLSNKQQSMMEFRKVHDSLQYEPDNPFSHSFYRILWPSYYRLPPNLKSCFLYFGLFPEDYSIKCGRIIRLWVAEGFIEQKRGKTLEQVAYEYLDELIQMSLVQVSRWDLDGQVRSCRVSNLVRGFILSETMKDNFFTVVSRQHTSLGGEKIRRLSLHNCSPSILQSKDLSYLRTFSLFGGDNRIESFPRSFFRKVRLLTVLDLENSALHHFPEEAVKLNLLTYLSLRNTKIDSVPKSIKKLQNLIILDLKETLVTIFPMEIVKLHKLLFLFVGGRGTYQAAVGAQVSSGIGCLTMLEKLSLIKANNKNQSIVKELGNLIHMRELGITELKVEDGKNLCASIEKMEHLCSLYVNSASKEEYLDLNYVTNSPQLINSLILGGRLEEIPAWIGKLNSLSKIQLKWSKLQSSPLEALQALPSLKELHLYDAYTGTVMEFSAECFSELKMLEIEQCNRLNKVVIQERALPKLQKLTIKKCDSLVMVHVTKNFLSQLEEVLVPQDLISMIKG; encoded by the coding sequence ATGGCAGAAGTTGCAGTCTTCGGAGCAATAACTCTAGTTGATAAGTTGTCACTGTGGCTCGTCGAAAGTTGGTTTGACTTCAAGCGTATTGAGATTGAAATTGAAGAGCTAAGAAAATGGTTGAATACTATAAAAGTTTACCTGGAGGACACAGAAGGAAGAGAAGATACCGAGGGTTTGAAGCTTCGATCGTATGTGCGGGATTTAGCCTTTGAAATTCAGGATGTAATTGAAGATCTCATGTATGAAGCTACTGAACGCCCCCGTCATCTTCGTCAGGccatcaaatttatttatgcgAGCATGTTTTGTCCATCAAAGCGATTTTCCTCCCGAATGAAAGCGATCAAGTGCAAAATTAGAAGCATCGATGCACTTTGCATTTGTCCCCCCCACGTTCGTACGGTAAGATCAAGTTCCAATTTATTTTTGGGGGATGAACATCATGTGGGCATTGAGAAGCATATAAAGCCTCTTCTTAGTCTTGTTTGCCTTGAAGATTCAAGTGATAAGGTAATTTCAGTAATTGGAGATGCTGGCTCAGGTAAAACAACTCTTATTAGCGAAGTTTACcatattttgaattcaaattttaattgcaAAGCTTGGGTTTCCGTCTCACGCTCTTCTGATGGCTTGTTAGAGAAACTTTGTGAGGCACTGGAATTACCtcacaaaataaataagttgCGCTCTTGTTTACAACATAAAAGGTACCTCCTTGTTTTAGATGATATTTGGAATGAGAATGAGTGGAATTGGATTAAAAATGTGCTTCCTTCTAATAATACTGGTAGTAGAATAATCATCACCACACGTAAACGCAGTTTAGGTTCTTATTGTGCTAGTTCCAGTCATTATATCTATGATCTCAACCTTCATCCATTAACATGCGAAGAGGCTTGGGAGCTCTTTTGTGATAAGGCCTTCCAGGATGGTAAATGCCCGgattttttggttgattggtctgtgaaaattgtaaaaagatGTGAAGGATTGCCGCATGCAATTGTTACTATTGGAAAATTCTTGTCAAATAAGCAACAAAGCATGATGGAGTTTAGGAAGGTCCATGATTCCCTTCAATATGAACCAGATAATCCTTTTAGTCACTCTTTCTATAGAATTTTATGGCCAAGTTATTATCGTCTTCCGCCCAATCTCAAGTCTTGTTTCTTGTACTTTGGCCTTTTTCCTGAGGATTACTCTATCAAATGTGGAAGAATAATTCGCCTGTGGGTAGCTGAGGGATTCATTGAACAAAAACGAGGTAAAACTCTAGAGCAAGTGGCGTATGAGTACTTAGATGAGCTAATTCAAATGAGCTTGGTTCAAGTGAGCAGATGGGATTTAGATGGACAAGTAAGGAGTTGTCGAGTTTCTAATCTTGTAAGAGGGTTCATTCTTTCCGAGACTATGAAGGACAACTTCTTTACTGTTGTGAGCAGACAACACACCAGTTTGGGGGGTGAGAAGATCCGGCGCTTATCTCTCCACAATTGCTCCCCCTCTATATTACAAAGCAAGGACCTCTCTTATCTTCGTACATTTTCTCTGTTTGGGGGAGACAATCGAATTGAATCATTTCCCAGAAGTTTTTTCAGAAAGGTCAGGTTGTTGACAGTTTTAGATTTGGAAAATTCAGCCTTGCATCATTTTCCTGAAGAAGCTGTCAAACTCAACCTCCTAACGTACCTAAGTCTGAGGAATACAAAGATAGATTCAGTTCCAAAATCTATTAAGAAGCTTCAAAACTTAATCATTTTGGACCTTAAAGAAACTCTTGTCACCATTTTCCCAATGGAGATCGTTAAACTTCATAAGTTGctctttttgtttgttggtGGCCGAGGCACATATCAGGCTGCTGTAGGGGCACAAGTGTCTTCAGGAATTGGGTGTTTGACAATGTTAGAGAAACTATCACTTATCAAGGCAAACAACAAGAACCAGAGCATTGTAAAAGAGTTAGGGAACTTGATTCATATGAGGGAACTTGGGATCACAGAACTCAAGGTTGAAGatggaaaaaatttgtgtgcATCCATTGAGAAGATGGAGCATCTTTGCTCTTTGTATGTGAACTCAGCAAGCAAGGAGGAGTATCTTGATTTGAATTATGTGACGAACTCTCCTCAACTGATTAATAGTCTAATTCTTGGAGGGAGGTTGGAGGAAATTCCAGCATGGATTGGTAAACTTAACAGTTTGTCTAAAATACAGCTCAAATGGTCAAAATTGCAGAGCAGCCCACTCGAGGCCCTTCAGGCTTTGCCTTCACTAAAGGAGCTTCATCTGTATGATGCTTACACTGGTACGGTGATGGAATTTAGTGCTGAATGCTTTTCAGAATTGAAGATGTTAGAAATTGAACAATGCAATAGGTTAAACAAGGTTGTGATTCAAGAACGAGCATTGCCTAAACTTCAAAAGCtgacaataaaaaaatgtgatagCTTGGTCATGGTGCACGTAACAAAGAATTTTCTCAGCCAGCTGGAGGAAGTGCTTGTTCCACAAGACCTTATTAGTATGATAAAAGGATGA